The following DNA comes from Bacteroidales bacterium.
TGGAACTTTACAATTATGGAATTGTTCTATCGGGCATGGGTGCTTATCATGAACCCAGTAAAAGCTTCCGTTTTTACGATGAATCTGACCGGATCATTCAGGCAGTAAATCTTTATCATCTCGGGAAACTCGATAAGCTCATCCTTACAGGAGGATCGGGACGTTTAATTGAAAACCAACACAAAGAAGCCCATTATCTTAAACAATACTTGCTGGATTGGGGAATTCCGCGAAACGATATTCTGGTAGAGAAAGATTCACGCAATACTTATGAAAATGCAAGAAATACTGCAGAAAAATATTATGACCCAAATGGTTCCTATTTGCTGATCACTTCAGCTTTCCACATGAGAAGGGCGCTTGGCTGCTTCAAAAAGCAGGGGATCAACCCGGAAGTTTTCCCTACCGGACCCAATAAGGATAATTCGGCAAAAGACATCGTCTATTATATACTGCCCAACGTACATGCACTGGAAAAATGGAACATATTGCTCAAAGAATGGGTAGGTTATGTAGCTTATGACATTATGGAGTACCTATAAAAATTGATATCTTTATACCTGTACATTTGACCAAATGAAACCCGCATCTAGGAACCTTCACAACAAGAACATGATTAACATGCGGGTTCCATGGCGAGACAAGCACAGTTTGTGAATTTGACATGTAAATTAAAACAATAAATGTTCATCATAAAACCTT
Coding sequences within:
- a CDS encoding YdcF family protein, which gives rise to MSLAFGFIRKNRKHKIINNYRLLSADFNFSPMFFILSKILNFLLHPLLWVFVPMVLALFWKKNKLRRIFLVLATACLLIMGNEPIADFFTDRWEYPAVHPASVELYNYGIVLSGMGAYHEPSKSFRFYDESDRIIQAVNLYHLGKLDKLILTGGSGRLIENQHKEAHYLKQYLLDWGIPRNDILVEKDSRNTYENARNTAEKYYDPNGSYLLITSAFHMRRALGCFKKQGINPEVFPTGPNKDNSAKDIVYYILPNVHALEKWNILLKEWVGYVAYDIMEYL